CAGGTGTGGCTGGTTGAGACACACTCATTATACCTGACTGCTCGGACATGTGTGGCTCGGGGAGAGGGGCAAAGTGAGGACGGATCTGTTTGCTGAGAGCTTGAAAGTTGGAGAGGGCAGGAGAGCACCTCCTCTACCCTGGGACTGCTCATGGCAGGAGAGACACCCACCTCAGACTGTTCTCCTCTCATTGACCACAGCCATGTCCCGGAGTTTGAGGTGGCTCTGTGGGTCAAGATCACCTTGGCCTTAATCTATATCTGCATCTTTGTCGCGGGCCTCTTGGGCAACAGCATCACCATCAAAGTCACCAGGATCCTGCAGAGGAAAGGCTACCTGCAGAAGGAGGTCACTGACCACATGGTGAGCCTGGCCTGCTCTGACCTGCTGGTCATCCTGCTGGGCATGCCCGTGGAATTCTTCAGTGCCATCTGGAGCCCCTTTTCTACCCCCAATGGCAACATTGCCTGCAAGCTCTACTACTTCCTCTTTGAAGCCTGCAGCTATGCCACCGTGCTGCACGTGGCCACGCTCAGCTTTGAGAGGTACGTGGCCATCTGCCACCCCTTCAGGTTCAAGGCTGTGTCTGGACCCCGCACGGTGAAGCTGCTCATTGCCTTTGTCTGGGGCACATCTGTCATTGtggctctgcccctgctctTTGCCATGGGCACAGAATATCCCCTGGAGATCATTGAGGGCTACGAGAGAAAGAGTTCCTGTGTCAAACCTACTCCCAGGCACTACATTCCTGAGCTGAAGCACAACATGACCATCTGCACCTGCCTCTCCTCCAAGTGGTCTCTGTTTCAAGCCAGCATCTTCAGCGCCTTTGCTGTGTACATCGTCGTGCTGGGATCTGTCACCTTCATGTGCCACAGCATGGTGCAAGCCCTGATGATCCACAAGAAAGGGACAGTGGCAGTGAAGGGTGGACTACAGCACCAGGAGCAGTACCTAAGGAAAAGTGAAAGTTCAGAGGGCAAGAGCTCCAGGAGACAGATCACTTTATTCCTGGGTAAGAGCCATGTCCTActctgcctcccctccctcccctacCCCCTTTCCACTTTTCCAGAAACCTCTGTTTTTATCTCACCCACCAAGCTCTCCCAAAGGGTTTGAAAGTGGTACAAAATGAGGGATAATACTTTTGGTTGCGACGATACATTTCAAAAAGCCTGATGTTTCTGTATgtttttggttctttttgtCATTAGAACAGgtgggaggggaaaaggaggaaaaatccaCTTACTGTCTGCTatttttgttggattttattACATGCCGACATGCAGCAATATGGGTGACAGGCTGTTGCATCTTGACCTTTGGGGTACGAATAGGCAACAGTTGCCTGGATAGAAAGTAGCTCTACTTGGATGTTTTCCCACTAAATTACAAATATGAGTGTATATTTAGTAAGGCTGCTGATGGGAGGGAAGACCGTCTTGCAAGATCTCAAGCTTGTCTCTCTCTGAAGGCATTTCCCTGTTAATTCAGGATGCTCCTTGGCGAGTTCTCAGCCTCAGCActtgtggctgtgctgcatgTGAGCATTAAGGAGGCTGGACTGGAGAGTTGATTTGGTGGTCTCACATATTGCGGTTGCcctcttggaattttttttttctctggttttatttgAAGGCCTGTAACCCTGAAATTATGTTTGATTCTGATCTCTCTCGCCACATTCATCAGACAAAAAACTAATCGAGCTGTCATTCCACCAGCTTGGAATCTTTCTGGGCAGTGATCCATGCAGTCTCCACGTTTGTTGATAGTCTTATAGGCACCCTTAATCATGTCCTGCCTGCATTACTGTTAGTCCCTGTTTTGTTGGGTCGCTTATTGTGATGCTGGATATAATAAATGAACCATCTAGGGTAGGAATGCACAGTAGACCCagtatttctgtgctgctttttggtGCTCTGACTTATATGGTAGAGAAGGACCTGAAATTCGTGCATCTGTCCACTTCTACAACTTTAAGTAGATTagattttgtattatttttttcctcattttcaatattttttttcccctgaggaTTCTCTGCTTCCTCATCTAGTCCTGCTTTTGCCATGGTCCGTGTCAGGCCATGAAGCTGgcatgaaaatgaagaaatcatCTCCTCTCAGAAGTTGTGGACAGGCCCCATCTGTGGTTTGTTAAAAGAGCTTTGTGTCCCTTGCTCCAGTATGGATTTCTGGGGGTCAGGCTCAGCAGTGGAGCTAAACACACCTGTGGCACAAAGAAGAGATGTGCTCCTGAAGTGCTGCCTGGGGGATCCTTAGATATGTGTGGATCTCCCTCCCCTTGTACATTACCACAGCTACATTAAAGCCAAACCTAAGATTCAAGTCCTGGCTAGGTTGAGAGGGGAAGGTAAATTGCCATGacttttcctccccttcttGATTATTCTTCTAGTACTCCTGCATGGAATAGGAGATGCAGTGCTGCTTGGAAAAGTGCTGAATAAATGAAAGCAGCTGGTTTGCCCTTTATGATAAGGGAATTTGCCACCCAGTGTATCTGACACTTCCATTGTACTCTCAGCTTTCTGGAGGCAGGAGATACTTGTGTGAATTccccaaaattattttagtggCAAGACTCTTAATACAAGTCTTGCTAATTTACTTGGCTTGGGgaataaattaataaactgAGGAGGAAGAAACTCTGCCTTGCATTTCTAAGAACAATGCAAAGCAATTTAATTTGGAGATTTCATAACAGTGATGCTTTAAGGCAGTTTTAACCCAGAAGAAATGAACATATAAATTGTTTACAAATTGCTAAATTTAAATATTGTGATTTAGAAGtcctctttgtttttcatttaacagATGGGTCAAATTAAAACCAATACTTGCACATTCACAGCATATTTCACTTTTAATGTGAAATGTAAATGACGGTATATAGCATCGTGTCTTTGTACATCtaacagcaataaaaacaatttaGCATTTTCTTCTGGTTGTTAAAAGTGATAGTTCTATAAAACAGAGATTAAAATCATAAATCTGACTATGAGAAAAAGCTAAGTAGAGGATGACACCAGGAGGAACTAATGCTTTTTTAGTGTCATGTTATTGTGTGGCACTCGAGAACATTCATGGAAATTAATTGTAAATGTTGAAAGTGAAAGATTACTTGCCACAGATGGTGTTGATGCTTGCAGGAGGGGCTCTGGATGGGGTGACACCACTGCAGAAACTGGGTAGCTGAAATAAGTCTGAAAACACTTGGCTCTTTCATGAAATGCAagcttttaacattttttaaaacctcTTAATACGCTTGACCCACCCTGACAGGGATCAATTTAGTCTTTGTGGCTACTTGATCTTGTCTTTCTCCTATGGCCATGAAGGCAGTGACCACCTAAATGGTCACAAGGTGTCACTGGGGACCTCTGGCTGCTCCAACACCTGAGCTGAGGCCCCTGCACTGTACCAGAGAGCTCTCAAGAAAAGGTGGGTTTGGAGAGTATATATCTTATAATTATGAATGTTATAAGTGGATTGTAGCAAACACGGAAAGGGAATGTAAAGGAAGGATTCTATAAAAGAGAGCTCCAACTAGTGCAATAATTATAAATCTTACAAAAAGAATGCTTCTATAGCTGAAAGTTAAGAACCTTTAGGAAATGTTAAcgctgggaaaggggagcagtATGGGatgagctgctggagggagggcaccaccagcagtgcctgctcaCTGGCCATGGCTACACCAATCTTCATTGTCCAGAAGCACATTTGTACAAAACCAGCTGTTTGGTTTGTCATCGCGCTGGGCCTGACTCTACAACAAAGTGAGTTCTGATGATCACAGATGAAAAAGGTTTAGGTTCTAAAGCTTCAGTGATGTTTCCCTTGGCAGCTTCAGTTTGAGCTTCTGCTAAAAGCCTTGATCATTTTGCATAAAGCAGCCTCAAGCCTACCACAGCACAGACATTGAAATAAGAGTCCATTAGTGCTGCCACATCCTCTTTCTCTGTATTATACACTTCCAACTGGCCCTTTGGAGCAGCACTCCTATGTTTCCACAGATCTGCTGAGTGGGGCTGCTGGGCATGGTGGGTGCTTTGCCAGTTGACAtccaggcagcatttttctacCTCCTGTTCATGATGAAGTATCTGTCCTTCCTGAGATGTTCCATCCAGAAGAGAGAAATATCAAAGTGATCTGGCTGCTATGGAAGTGTTGGTGGAGGTGCATTAAAGCACTGCTGTAGCTGCAGcagtctgcaggagctggagctgatgCTGGACCTGCCCAGCTGGAGGCCCTGTTGGTACCATCCAGCACCATCAGCTCCCCTGGGACATGTGAGGCAGGAAATTCCCACTGTTCTCTCTTTCCCACCTCTACAGAACTGCAACTTTTCTGCTTTGGGACCATCTGATGAAGGATGAATTTTGCCTGGACAGCAGATATCCTACAGCTCTTTTAATAAGCAGGCAAGGGAATTTGTTATAACCTACAGCAGTGCCTTCATCTGAGAAAGGCGGTGTAGTggaggtttttaatttttataatgcGGTGTAACACTTAAGTGTGTCCAATACACTGAGTGTCAACCTGAAGGCAGTGGCAGTGGTGGTTTCCTGTGGTGTGATATGGTACAGACAGCTTCAGGGCAGGTCTGCTTTACAGGGCAAGAGCAGCTGACACTGGTGAgtgccatggaaaaaaaaaaaaaaaaaggcagaatggaagggctggaaaagctaggcagcagcaggaagtaAGTCAGACCTGACCAAGGCCATGCCACTTTTTTTGATGGCTGTTAAAGCAATGCCAGGCTATTCTATAACAGCACCAAAGCCTCTGTAAACACCATGACCAGCTTTACTGAGCCATTAGCTGAATCTAGATAAAACCTTGACTCAGAACTTCAAAGGATCTCTTAGAACTTCAGATAGAGCACCATTTTCTTCCCATATACTGCTGCTGGCAGTTTAATGCTCTGCTCAGAATAAAGGTATTATGTGTAGGAATGGCCTCTCCAAAGATCACTGAAGAAGTGTATTTTGTAAGGCACTTGGCAAATCACTTCAGAGTACTTCAAGTAGTTGTGAAAAATGCATGGTTGTCATCTAGATATGACTCAGGCATGCTGTAATTCGACAATAGACTTCTGTTACAGGAAAATTAGGTGCTTCTTCATAGGCTGGAATTTGGCTGAGTTTTCCCCTACTGAAAAAGCTAAGGGTTAGGGatagaacaaaaattaaaagaataacCTAATTTATGAGATTCCAgaacacagctccagcccacgTTCTTTAAACTCAGCTTCATTGACTCCTCTTGGTTCATTTCTTTAATCATTCCATCGAGCTGCCTTTCTTCAGGCACCTTGCTGCAGACGCGTCTGAAGATAAGCACACTGTAAGCTGGATATGATTTTAATCTCTCTGTGTTTTCTATGGTGATTCCATCCATATGTTTTCCTGAGCAGGGCTTTCAATTCCACAAGACAAGTGAAGGCTCAGTGCACTGAAATGGGTGGACACTTAGACCAAGAGACCAGGGTCTGGGGCATCCACTCTCTGTAACTagtaagttttttcttttaggtCCTGCTTCTTGGAAAAGtgataaaagcaaattattttcctgctggtgTTCGGTAAAATTTGTCTTCCCCTTCTCTGCAAAAGCATTAACCTGGTGTCAGTGGCAAAACCAATCAGTGCTGTTGAGTGCTGGTAGCACAAAGCTGAAGCTCAGCTATTCAACAGGTGACAATGGAAAGGCTGCATTGAGGGATGATGGCTTCTCAGGCCAATTGTGTACAATCTCCTCTGAAGAGCGGGGGAACttctgtcagtttaaaaaaaaccccacggTAAAATAGACTCAAGGCAAACTTCCAAAATCCAGACATCTGACATCTATATGTTCAGGTTTCCCACACAGCAATTTAAAAAGGAACATAGGGAGAGCCCAGCATAATTTTCCTCCCTATTGTACAGAAAGCAATTTATCTATCCCTGCTTTTAACTGGACTCATGTAATAGAAGATTGTGCTTTCGGCATAAGTGGACACTCTCCCTTTCCTCCTACACTGAGGGATGGCAAAACAACACCAAGAGAAATAGAATCGAAGAATAGGGACTAATTGAGGCCAGCACCCCCAAGGTATTTAAGATTTTTGtagttttaatggaaaaatcaaTCTGTGATTACACTTTGCATTAGAGTACTTAAAAATTGCTTCAGCATGACAAGTCTGCAGCTTTGAAAACAACCTCACCCTGCAAATACTGTAGTCAGAGGAGCAGATTCACCACTAATGTAATTCACATAATTCCCTATATATGATACCTCGGCAGATAGGGTCTCTGGGGACGCCTGAGTTCTGGTTTTGCATGGGAAGCCCATGAGCACAATGAGTGCTTTACTGGTGCTTTGTTATTTGTGGCCATGCTTCTGTCTTTCACCCTGTGCCCACAAGGAAGCTGGGATTTCACCTGCTCTGTAGGGACTTGCAGCTTTGATTCTTTGTGCTTCAGTATCTGTGCTGCCCAGAGAATGAGTGCCCAGCTAAGATTCCTGAAGTACTTCTGCCTTATACTTACAGCTGCCCAAAGTCCTTAAGCCTCATTAAGGACCATTACCCGTGTTGGCCCTAAACTTAATATTACtaatctctctttctctcttacAAGCTGTAGTTAATAAACCTAGTGGCCCTTGATTCTTCTGGCACTCCTAGGTAAATGCTAAGAGAAGGAATTAGGGAAGCTCAGGCAATATCCCTCACTGTGGCAAGCTGAGCCAAGAAacaggcagggctctgctgcctttggAGTTGAGGACAGCCTGTGTCACCTCAGCTTCTGAAAGATACACTCTGTATCATGGCAAACCCTCCCCAAGATGTTTTCTTCAAAGTAGAAGCCTTgggaaatgtctttttcttcagagtgGATAAGAAAGCAGGAAGATTTATTTCTCTCCAAGTGGAGAAACACAGATCTTGCTACAGGTATGAAATGGATTAACTTTTGCTGCCCTTATTCTTTGGTCAAGAGATTAATGTCTTTAGCATTAATTTCCcagtttctctgttttcttgctcTCTCTTCGGAGCAAGATGCCATCTCAAATGTAGATTGCTCTTGCAACTCCCCAGTTTCAGTAGGTAGGAGTCATTTGTGGGAAGTTGACAGATAATTTATTGGAATCTTCACATGTGAAAGCTAAATGCATTATCTAATCCTCTGTTGTTTCATATTCAAATTATACCACATCTCCTGTAATtaaatcttttgttttcctatcTGATGTTGGGGCTATTATCTTTTAACAATGATTGCAAGCCTGTGATTTTTAATGGGGAAGAACTTTAATATCTGTGCATTTGTTAGTGAAGCTTTcaattttgttatttattatcTTAATGACACCGGGTGTCACactgagtgcaccctcagcacatctgcagatgacaccaagctgagtgatGTGGTCGACACTCCTGAAGGACAGGGTGCCTTCCAAAGGACTTGGacaagtgtccaaggccaggttagacaggatttggagcagcctggtctgatggaaggtgtccctgtccatggcagggggttgaaGCAAGATGAGCTTtacagtcccttccaacccaaatcattctatggttctgtgattaTCCTACATAACCTCTTGGTTTACTGGAGGCAACATTTGTGTAAGAAACTGAGAACTGACCAGTATTTTAAAGACTTCTTCCCTTTCATTGTAGCAGGTGAGTTCCTAAACCATTGAAGATAAACAGagatttcaaattttatttggcACAATGTGCTGTAGCAGTTTTCCAGCCTTTTTTGAGGGTCTCATAAGCTTATACTGCTTAGGTGAGAAAGCAGTTATCCTTCTGATCTCTGCTATTCATGAATGAGTAATATCAAGGCCAGAATATTATGGATTAAATGAGTCTGCCAAGAACCTTTTAATCTTATGAATTGTGACTTTCAAGGAAAGGTGAAACTGAGAAAGAGATCTGGTACTGTGATGAGCTAACTTTTCCATGTTTCTTCTTCATCTGTCTGTGAGTTTCTCGTTGTTGCATTAATTCCCTCTTAAAAGCACCCAGCATTTTTGTTCTTATCAATTTTTAGAATAAGGAAATTAAGTTGAAATGCAGATATGAGGTTAGAGTTGAGGATCCATCAGCAGGTGGATGTTGTTACAGTAGCATGCAGGGAAAGTTCTGTGAGAGCTCAGAAAGCACTTGACAACCACCTGCAAACAGGGGCACATGTGTAACAATTAACAGGAAACGAAACTTTAATCATCAGTATAAAACCAGCAGGGGTTCATTAGAGAAGATAACGTTTCTTAGCCATCTATCCTTGTCCTCACTGtaaatggttttcttttcccatgtTTGATTAGGCAGCATCTGCTCCAATCTCTAGCTGAACCTTGCAAAAGAGCTCAGCCTCTTTCAGAGGGTAGTGTAAATACTTTGTTGCTGCTCACACAGCATTTCTGCAAATCCACCTTGATTTGCTCCTCCATATATTATTGCCAGCTTGCTTTTTGTTCAGTGTAATGATTGTCTTACACAGCTAAATGAGCAGCCACCTCATGCCCAGACTTTTCGTGGTGTGACTGGTATGGTGCTGCTGAAGGTGATCTTGATTTgaagaaatattagaaaatttTCTTAATTGCTCCTTCATAACCAAATCCCTGGAGTTCAGTATATACCTATGTCTtctatataataattatataaaatagtAATCTATATTATTCTTCTAATTGCTGTAACTGCAGTTACTGCTGTAACTGCCCTTTTAACCTAAGGCACAAAATTTAAATTGTGAAACTCACTGTTGTGGAAGCCAGACATAAAAATGAGATCCTAAAAGAGGTTAAATATAACCTTGAAGGATAGTGCTGACAAGAACAAGATAAAATCTCCACTCTAGAAACTCCTGATACTGCCAAGACCTTGGTGTGAATAGAACAGGAAAATTCCCCTGTTCCTTCTCCTGCAGATCTCTATGTGGGATCATCACAGAGAGAAATTAATGGGCAGATGAGTCCTAGGTCTGTCCCAGTAGGTCTGCTTTCAATATGAAACTTTCTGTATATGCAAAACCAGGCATGCAATCTGTCTGCCTTCAGCCAGGAACAGGAGCATGAGCTTTTTAAGATGGTAGAACAAAAATTTTGAGtagacaagagaaaaaaaagggattgaAATGCTCTCCCTCaaattttggttattttttcccACATCCTTCTGCCCCTAAAATgtaaacttttaaagaaaaaaaggtgttcATTTCTGGGTATGTTACCTCTGTTGTGTGTACACCAAAATGTGTCTTGTTTGATAAGCTCCAGTATTGCTGATGTTACAATTCCTGTGCCTCACATTGTCTCTCTTTCCAATAAAGACAACTTTTGAGCTCCCTGAGTTTGAAAAGACATTTGTCCCTTAAAGACACTGAGAATGAAAGTCCCCACCAGCTGAATCTCTTAGTAATGCTCAAAAATTTCTATAGAAGAGAGTTCTTGAATCCGCTAAGACTGAAccaaaaatcagaataaaacttTTAAGGTAGCTAAAGGTTGCAGTATGTCAGCAACAGAGTA
The Vidua macroura isolate BioBank_ID:100142 chromosome 7, ASM2450914v1, whole genome shotgun sequence DNA segment above includes these coding regions:
- the GPR39 gene encoding G-protein coupled receptor 39, whose product is MAGETPTSDCSPLIDHSHVPEFEVALWVKITLALIYICIFVAGLLGNSITIKVTRILQRKGYLQKEVTDHMVSLACSDLLVILLGMPVEFFSAIWSPFSTPNGNIACKLYYFLFEACSYATVLHVATLSFERYVAICHPFRFKAVSGPRTVKLLIAFVWGTSVIVALPLLFAMGTEYPLEIIEGYERKSSCVKPTPRHYIPELKHNMTICTCLSSKWSLFQASIFSAFAVYIVVLGSVTFMCHSMVQALMIHKKGTVAVKGGLQHQEQYLRKSESSEGKSSRRQITLFLGTEDLISLTWDAAIPIFHANGKYLSFFSNQGEELLLNLLRRQEEGSLPTLHGQCQGATVGSCKPSMKHGCFCLGMETREEFSALGAGTCARGLLGYETAPLH